The Polyangia bacterium sequence CATTCCGACCGGCCAATCACGCGCAAAGGAGAGGACGATGAAACGGCTTGTTGCTTCTGCCGTAGCAGCGCCCCCCTGAGGAGCCGAGCATGTCCGCAACCGTTTCGTCCACGTTCTCCCGCCGCTTCCGTCTAGTCGCGGCCGGCCTCGCCGCCAGCCTGGCGCTGGGCGCCCTGTCGGCGCACGCCGCGCCCACGCCCTTCCCGGCGGACTTCCGCAGCTCGCAGGTGGTGAACGCCGACGCGACGATCAACGTCCGCGTCGGCGGCCACGGGCCCGCGGTCGTGCTGATCCACGGCTTCGGCGACACCGGCGACATGTGGTCGCCGATGGCCGCCGAGCTCGCGAAGGACCACACCGTCGTCGTGCCCGACCTGCGCGGCATGGGCCTGTCCTCGCACCCTGCCGGCGGCTACGACAAGTGGACGCAGGCCGGCGACATCCGCGCCGTCCTCGACAAGCTCGGCATCGACCGCGCCGACATCGTGGGCCACGACATCGGCACGATGGTCGCGTATGCCTACGCGGCGCGCTATCGGGACAAGACAAGCCGCCTGGTCGTGATGGACTCGCCGGTGCCCGGCATCCCTCCGTGGAACCAGATCGTGCGCCTGCCCGCGTTGTGGCACTTCAACTTCGGCGGCCCGGACGCCGAGCGCCTGGTCGCCGGCCGCGAGCGCATCTACCTCGACCGCTTCTGGAACGAGTTCGCCGGCGACCCGTCGAAGATCGACGAAGCGACCCGCCGCCACTACGCTGCGATCTACGCCAGGCCCGGCGCGATGCGTTCCGCGTTCGCCCAGTTCCTCGCGAT is a genomic window containing:
- a CDS encoding alpha/beta hydrolase translates to MSATVSSTFSRRFRLVAAGLAASLALGALSAHAAPTPFPADFRSSQVVNADATINVRVGGHGPAVVLIHGFGDTGDMWSPMAAELAKDHTVVVPDLRGMGLSSHPAGGYDKWTQAGDIRAVLDKLGIDRADIVGHDIGTMVAYAYAARYRDKTSRLVVMDSPVPGIPPWNQIVRLPALWHFNFGGPDAERLVAGRERIYLDRFWNEFAGDPSKIDEATRRHYAAIYARPGAMRSAFAQFLAIGQKDEADNLKAMETKLAMPVLAIGAAKAFGANVAVVMRNAATNVQELVVPNAGHWLMEEAPAATIAAVEDFLAAH